Proteins encoded in a region of the Culicoidibacter larvae genome:
- the holA gene encoding DNA polymerase III subunit delta: MIYTIIGTERYIIEHSLKRIKKKYMSDDTTQIDVVHFDMNETLLDEALYDAQVPAFFSDYKMLVIDNPYFLTGQNGKKDLPHNIDMLQAYVENPLDTTILVIIADYEKMDERKKIVKVLKKASNIFEAYKLNSNQASQWLKNMLDKQNIAYEHEAIESIVSRTDADLQVMVSEIKKYQLMYPDQTISLEIVEDATEDITTKTVFELIEAIVNKEASKSIDLYQTLLEQSDDPIAFIALMSQQLKVMLQLKLAHMRGYNAKDVARILAMHPYRVKKIQENVSRFSEVQMQQALTELIDLDYQIKTGTIDKFLGFELFIIRFTTV; this comes from the coding sequence ATGATTTACACAATAATTGGAACTGAACGCTATATAATTGAACATAGTTTAAAGCGAATTAAAAAGAAGTATATGAGTGATGATACAACACAAATTGATGTTGTTCATTTTGATATGAATGAGACCCTGCTTGATGAAGCACTATATGATGCTCAGGTGCCAGCCTTTTTTAGTGATTATAAAATGTTAGTTATTGATAACCCGTACTTTCTAACTGGTCAAAATGGTAAAAAGGATTTACCACATAATATTGATATGTTACAAGCCTATGTAGAAAACCCACTAGATACTACAATCCTTGTTATTATTGCTGATTATGAAAAAATGGATGAACGAAAAAAAATCGTTAAGGTTTTAAAGAAGGCTTCCAATATATTTGAGGCTTATAAATTGAACAGCAATCAAGCCTCACAGTGGTTAAAGAATATGTTAGACAAACAAAACATAGCATATGAACATGAAGCAATTGAGAGTATTGTCAGTCGTACAGATGCTGATTTACAGGTTATGGTTAGTGAAATCAAAAAATATCAATTGATGTATCCTGATCAAACAATATCTTTAGAGATTGTTGAGGATGCCACTGAGGATATAACAACTAAAACTGTATTCGAACTTATTGAGGCGATTGTAAATAAGGAAGCCTCAAAATCGATTGATCTTTACCAAACACTTTTAGAACAGAGTGATGATCCAATTGCATTTATCGCTTTAATGAGCCAGCAACTCAAAGTGATGTTGCAATTAAAGCTTGCACATATGCGCGGATACAATGCAAAAGATGTAGCTAGAATACTGGCTATGCATCCGTATCGGGTGAAAAAAATTCAGGAAAACGTAAGTCGTTTTTCAGAAGTTCAAATGCAACAAGCATTGACAGAACTTATTGATTTAGATTATCAAATAAAAACCGGTACCATTGATAAGTTTTTAGGTTTTGAGTTATTTATTATTCGATTTACCACAGTATAG
- a CDS encoding HAMP domain-containing sensor histidine kinase gives MLNRITTKIVSRLFAAFAIILFLIMLATIFIDLSLKNTQFSQMETVMNEYKDDVTESNLPSQILGIKNGVLFLFQNNQSMHSLNVSQYIATDWQTIDGVTEKEIVASNTGDPFSYIYILKQPQATGTLIGLKLVNATFFGNSDIYRYLLIILLFLIVFVTPIILWSGYQISKPIIKLKKDALAVANGDYNRSFTLKTHDEIEELSNAMEYMKKQLENKQELQQEFIAGISHDFKTPLAVIESSIEVLADNLVSEDEQAEYYNVITNEIKRLDTLVNTILDLSMMQEGLYTFHYAPLSLDNILMTTIESVQILAQEKGVTLRFNTDNQYRIIADETAITRVFYNFLDNAIKHSPKNSNVEINVSSSHKTLTIQFTNYGDPLTAEEKDNIWNQYYKSNKSSGSGLGLAIAKYIMDNHEFTYDVFSNKKATTFSIHIPEAKYTNKKTP, from the coding sequence ATGCTTAATAGGATTACAACCAAAATAGTTTCCCGACTTTTTGCAGCTTTTGCCATTATCCTCTTTTTGATTATGTTAGCAACTATATTCATTGACTTATCCTTAAAGAATACTCAATTCAGCCAAATGGAAACAGTGATGAATGAATACAAAGATGATGTCACAGAGTCAAATCTTCCTAGCCAGATCTTAGGTATAAAAAATGGTGTACTATTCCTCTTTCAGAATAATCAGTCAATGCATTCTTTAAATGTTAGCCAATATATTGCCACTGATTGGCAAACAATTGATGGTGTCACTGAAAAAGAAATTGTTGCATCGAATACCGGTGATCCATTTAGTTATATCTACATTTTAAAACAACCACAAGCAACCGGTACATTGATTGGGTTAAAACTTGTTAATGCAACGTTTTTTGGTAACAGTGATATTTATCGATATCTACTAATAATATTACTTTTCCTTATTGTATTCGTTACACCAATTATCTTATGGAGCGGCTATCAAATCTCAAAACCAATTATTAAACTTAAAAAAGATGCCTTAGCTGTTGCTAATGGTGATTATAATCGTTCATTTACTCTTAAAACGCATGACGAAATTGAAGAACTTTCTAATGCTATGGAATATATGAAAAAGCAATTAGAAAACAAACAAGAATTACAACAAGAATTTATCGCTGGAATATCGCATGATTTTAAAACTCCGCTTGCAGTCATTGAATCCAGCATTGAAGTACTCGCAGATAATTTAGTATCTGAAGACGAACAGGCTGAATACTATAATGTAATTACCAATGAAATCAAACGTCTTGATACCTTGGTAAATACTATTCTTGACTTATCAATGATGCAGGAAGGACTCTATACCTTCCACTATGCCCCACTATCATTGGATAACATATTAATGACTACAATAGAGTCAGTTCAGATTTTAGCGCAAGAAAAAGGCGTAACCCTGCGTTTTAATACCGATAATCAGTACAGAATAATAGCTGATGAAACTGCAATAACCAGAGTATTTTATAATTTCCTGGATAATGCCATAAAACATAGCCCTAAAAACAGTAATGTTGAAATAAATGTCTCGAGTAGCCATAAGACACTAACTATTCAATTTACTAATTATGGTGACCCACTCACTGCTGAAGAAAAAGACAATATATGGAATCAATATTATAAATCGAACAAATCATCTGGCTCCGGATTAGGATTAGCAATTGCAAAATATATAATGGATAATCATGAATTTACTTATGATGTCTTTTCAAATAAAAAAGCGACTACCTTCTCAATCCATATTCCCGAGGCTAAATATACGAATAAGAAAACTCCTTAA
- a CDS encoding response regulator transcription factor gives MNGYRILIIEDEYMLAKNIELYLKNNGCSVQIVATEADAIEQLEQNKYDAAIVDITLPDGDGWSIVRHIKKYYPAMVVLITSARRSEDDKVFGFELGADDYLTKPISLKELYARLLARLQAAELILESTQPHFFQPDLEKALVINTKSHIVTENGKEIHFKPKEFELVVFLNEHPDQVFTRDDLLGAVWGYDFDGDERTVDSHIKKIRAKSAYLKEHLTTIWGVGYRLNSKGADDNA, from the coding sequence ATGAATGGATATCGTATCTTGATTATAGAAGACGAATATATGCTTGCTAAAAATATTGAACTTTATTTAAAAAACAATGGCTGTTCCGTTCAAATTGTTGCCACTGAAGCTGATGCTATTGAACAGCTGGAACAAAATAAATATGATGCTGCCATAGTAGATATTACCCTTCCTGATGGTGATGGCTGGAGTATTGTGCGCCATATAAAGAAATATTATCCGGCAATGGTTGTATTAATTACCTCTGCCCGTCGCAGTGAAGACGACAAGGTATTTGGGTTTGAGTTAGGTGCAGATGATTATCTTACTAAACCGATTAGTTTAAAAGAACTTTATGCTCGACTTCTTGCCCGATTGCAAGCAGCAGAACTGATTTTAGAGAGTACCCAACCTCACTTCTTTCAACCAGATTTAGAAAAAGCATTAGTTATTAATACCAAAAGCCATATTGTTACCGAAAATGGTAAGGAAATTCACTTTAAACCTAAAGAATTTGAATTAGTTGTCTTTTTAAACGAGCACCCGGATCAAGTTTTTACACGTGATGATTTACTTGGTGCCGTTTGGGGGTATGATTTTGATGGTGATGAACGGACAGTAGATAGTCATATCAAAAAAATTCGCGCCAAAAGTGCATACTTAAAAGAACATCTGACAACTATTTGGGGTGTCGGTTATCGCCTCAACAGCAAGGGAGCCGATGATAATGCTTAA
- a CDS encoding peptidoglycan DD-metalloendopeptidase family protein: MKLNPLKLSIVGAIIGGMILVSVPVRATQNYNPATMMPLQKNQKVLIAQTNLADIEQVSSNYNVLEIPVVQNADGTLSVTTNDEALKEQIATINKNNRSVFMQFNIDNNTIASDANTISTELLQLTETYGFDGLSIVTSSSSIPAADTLHVISDAAKIIRNNYASQGANFTTILYTDAEQLQDGAALYDAVAENQNKYSYIAVNSTSLTALDDIIHNKNQSITIDADRLIITDLSLGANDIDNYIYDLMNNADTVRGVSTKTYETSSFNKLAASTSSMTGQFINNTVDVKKVNTSDVTENSAVIDLELSTNNLSKVQSIDVIDKNNTVLATKDILNSKLQVKLSNLSKNTIYDQLQAVIWYKDNNNNLASKTIAIPSFTTALQATQRQTAALQSTTEQAVVDEQAPSQPGSLVVSNVTSHGALLTWEPSTDNIEVSKYIVTVTSLADETVKQFETVDSFYTLSGLSAEASYKITVQAQDSSNNTSTAAATQILTEKVEAWDANATYKLGARVIVDGNVYENQSLISVNSIPTPNDSTGINNGWLHISGDSKTAIPDWNVEGVYPSGYVVFKDNNFWQANAIATGNDVPGNSNKWQVTTHVPEDIFEERLPSFKSPIRASYTVSAEYGGYAGHIGTDLAVPVGTEVYPVIKGTVVYTAGGAVEGDNSANGGYGNVIAVAHTVQGVQYVSVYGHLSSINVSVGDTVTTNTIIGLSGNTGMSTGAHLHIELLKNATQFDLNKNVRIAQALDCRTILPL, from the coding sequence ATGAAACTAAATCCATTAAAACTTTCAATAGTTGGTGCAATTATTGGAGGTATGATTTTAGTATCTGTTCCAGTTAGAGCGACTCAAAATTATAATCCGGCAACTATGATGCCGTTGCAGAAGAATCAAAAAGTGCTTATTGCACAAACAAATCTAGCTGATATTGAACAAGTTTCAAGCAATTACAATGTTCTTGAAATTCCAGTTGTTCAAAATGCAGATGGAACCTTAAGTGTTACTACTAATGATGAGGCGCTTAAAGAACAGATAGCTACTATCAACAAAAACAATCGTTCAGTATTTATGCAATTCAATATAGACAATAACACAATTGCGTCAGATGCAAACACAATATCTACTGAATTATTACAATTGACTGAAACATATGGTTTTGACGGACTTAGTATAGTCACATCGTCATCGTCAATACCGGCAGCTGACACACTTCATGTTATTAGTGACGCTGCTAAAATTATTCGAAACAATTATGCTAGCCAAGGTGCAAATTTTACAACAATTTTATACACTGACGCTGAGCAACTACAAGATGGTGCAGCTCTATACGATGCTGTAGCTGAAAATCAGAACAAATATTCATATATTGCTGTTAACAGTACATCGTTAACTGCTTTAGATGATATTATTCATAACAAAAATCAAAGTATAACGATTGATGCTGACCGACTAATTATTACTGATTTGTCTTTAGGCGCGAACGATATCGATAACTATATTTATGATTTAATGAACAATGCAGATACAGTGCGTGGTGTAAGTACGAAAACCTATGAAACATCAAGTTTCAATAAACTTGCTGCTTCAACAAGTTCAATGACCGGACAATTTATTAATAACACGGTAGATGTAAAAAAAGTGAATACCAGTGATGTTACAGAAAATAGTGCAGTTATCGACCTTGAATTATCAACCAATAATCTTAGCAAAGTGCAATCAATAGATGTTATTGATAAAAATAATACTGTTTTGGCAACTAAAGATATTCTAAATAGTAAGTTACAAGTTAAATTATCTAATTTATCTAAGAATACTATTTATGATCAATTACAAGCCGTTATATGGTATAAAGATAACAACAACAACTTAGCTTCAAAGACAATTGCGATTCCAAGTTTTACTACTGCTTTACAAGCAACTCAGCGGCAGACCGCTGCTTTGCAATCAACAACTGAACAGGCTGTTGTTGATGAGCAGGCACCTAGTCAACCAGGTTCATTAGTAGTCAGCAATGTTACTTCACATGGGGCGCTTTTAACTTGGGAACCTTCAACTGATAACATTGAAGTAAGTAAATATATTGTAACAGTTACTTCTTTAGCAGATGAGACCGTAAAACAGTTTGAAACTGTTGATAGTTTCTATACGCTTAGCGGACTAAGCGCCGAAGCAAGCTACAAAATAACTGTACAAGCTCAAGATTCATCAAATAATACTTCTACAGCAGCCGCAACTCAAATTCTTACTGAAAAAGTAGAGGCTTGGGATGCAAATGCAACATATAAACTCGGTGCACGAGTTATCGTGGACGGTAACGTATATGAAAATCAATCGCTTATTTCTGTAAACAGTATACCAACCCCTAATGATAGTACAGGTATCAATAATGGCTGGTTACATATTTCCGGAGATAGCAAGACTGCAATCCCTGACTGGAATGTGGAAGGGGTTTATCCAAGCGGTTATGTTGTTTTCAAAGATAATAATTTTTGGCAGGCTAATGCAATAGCTACTGGAAACGATGTTCCTGGCAATAGCAATAAATGGCAGGTAACAACTCATGTTCCAGAAGATATTTTTGAGGAACGCTTACCATCATTTAAATCACCAATTCGTGCTTCTTATACAGTAAGTGCTGAATATGGCGGTTATGCCGGACATATCGGAACTGATTTAGCAGTACCGGTTGGTACAGAGGTCTATCCGGTTATTAAAGGAACTGTTGTTTATACTGCCGGCGGTGCCGTTGAAGGTGATAACAGTGCTAATGGTGGCTATGGTAATGTTATTGCTGTAGCTCACACTGTGCAGGGTGTGCAGTATGTTAGCGTCTATGGACATTTATCTAGTATCAATGTAAGTGTCGGCGATACCGTAACAACAAATACTATTATCGGGTTGAGTGGTAATACCGGTATGAGTACTGGTGCCCATTTACATATTGAATTATTGAAAAATGCAACCCAATTTGATTTGAACAAAAACGTTCGAATTGCTCAGGCACTTGATTGCCGTACAATTTTACCATTATAA
- a CDS encoding GNAT family N-acetyltransferase, whose product MNMNIRKAEVADIDAIAQLYDDLNDALAAGINYPKWKKGIYPVRQTAIDGLATETLYVLTLDNVIAGSVILNHQPEAIYRQVNWQIDAEDQEVIIIYTLVVHPLFRNKGVAKALLDFAVESAHAQQLKAVRLDVEVGNLPAVQLYEAYGFIYIDTLPYPIQIPELIELQLSLYEYLVE is encoded by the coding sequence ATGAACATGAATATTCGTAAAGCTGAAGTAGCTGACATTGATGCTATTGCTCAGCTCTATGATGACTTAAATGATGCTTTAGCAGCAGGAATTAATTACCCCAAATGGAAGAAGGGCATCTATCCGGTTCGTCAAACTGCAATAGACGGTTTGGCAACAGAAACATTATATGTACTTACTTTAGATAATGTCATTGCTGGTTCAGTTATCTTGAATCACCAACCAGAAGCTATTTATCGTCAGGTAAATTGGCAGATTGATGCTGAGGATCAAGAAGTTATTATCATATATACTTTGGTGGTGCATCCATTATTCCGAAATAAAGGAGTGGCAAAAGCATTGCTTGATTTTGCCGTTGAGTCCGCGCATGCGCAGCAACTCAAGGCGGTACGCCTTGATGTTGAGGTTGGTAATTTGCCGGCAGTACAACTATATGAGGCTTATGGTTTTATATATATCGACACCCTACCATATCCAATTCAAATACCTGAACTTATTGAATTGCAGTTATCTTTGTATGAGTATTTAGTTGAATAA
- the lepB gene encoding signal peptidase I has protein sequence MNKKMKSALGWVAWIIGVIVVSLLLNMFVFSVADVHQISMQPTLVENDRVIVDKISARLFGPERFDVVVVQFPNTEPNKPFIKRVIGMPGDTVKIVDDVLYINDEVVEQPFIIDTASQHTEDYTYPGVIPEGQYLVMGDNRDSSLDGRKLGLLTQDQIIGIGRCVIWPLDDIQWL, from the coding sequence TTGAATAAAAAAATGAAATCAGCACTCGGTTGGGTGGCATGGATAATTGGTGTCATCGTCGTTTCGCTATTATTAAATATGTTTGTATTCTCAGTTGCTGACGTACATCAAATATCAATGCAACCAACATTGGTTGAAAATGACCGGGTTATTGTTGATAAGATCTCTGCACGTTTATTCGGACCGGAACGGTTTGATGTTGTTGTCGTGCAATTTCCTAATACTGAGCCCAATAAGCCATTTATAAAACGGGTGATTGGTATGCCCGGCGATACGGTAAAAATTGTTGATGATGTATTGTATATTAATGACGAAGTAGTGGAGCAACCATTTATTATTGACACCGCATCACAACATACTGAGGATTATACATATCCCGGAGTTATTCCTGAGGGACAATATTTAGTAATGGGTGATAATCGCGACTCCAGTTTGGATGGACGAAAACTGGGATTGCTTACTCAAGACCAAATAATCGGTATTGGACGTTGCGTTATTTGGCCTTTAGATGATATTCAATGGTTATAG
- a CDS encoding HAD family hydrolase, translated as MKPYKCVIFDIDGTILDTERMNMIPLQRLIKRELGQDVTYDEILKYRAYPGKKVIEELGFEDIEATYALWVEGVNSFEEKAGFYDGILEVIQTLATRGVICCVSSSKLHPQYLIDFAEHPIDQYMTRVVLAEDTLKHKPDPEPLLKAIEGLDISVDDCIYIGDMDGDGIASRAAGIAFGFALWGAPIIDGINADYYLEHPKDILSLV; from the coding sequence ATGAAACCATACAAGTGTGTTATTTTTGATATTGACGGAACGATACTGGATACTGAACGGATGAATATGATTCCGCTGCAACGATTAATTAAGCGAGAATTGGGTCAGGATGTGACCTATGATGAAATTTTAAAGTATCGCGCCTACCCCGGTAAGAAAGTTATTGAAGAACTGGGCTTTGAGGATATTGAGGCAACTTATGCACTTTGGGTTGAAGGTGTAAATAGTTTTGAGGAGAAAGCCGGTTTTTATGACGGAATTCTAGAAGTCATTCAAACTCTAGCTACACGTGGGGTTATTTGCTGTGTTTCCAGCTCAAAATTACATCCGCAATACCTGATTGATTTTGCTGAGCATCCAATCGATCAATATATGACTCGCGTAGTGCTTGCAGAAGATACTTTAAAACATAAGCCTGACCCCGAGCCATTATTAAAAGCAATTGAAGGACTGGATATTAGTGTTGACGATTGTATCTATATTGGTGATATGGATGGCGACGGTATAGCTTCGCGCGCAGCGGGAATAGCATTTGGTTTTGCCCTTTGGGGAGCGCCGATTATTGATGGCATAAACGCTGACTATTATCTTGAACATCCTAAGGATATTCTTTCTCTGGTATAA
- a CDS encoding polyphosphate polymerase domain-containing protein gives MAKTKLNHIFERREKKYRLTKEQFQRVYVALLEHMHADKYGKHTICSLYYDTDDYYLIRTSNEKPVYKEKFRLRSYGTPNDDSTVFLELKKKYDGVVYKRRESLTMYSVQKYLNDGHLKVLDKEPNQIMMEIDWFMNRYQLAPKVMVAYDRIALYGKEESAFRVTFDFDIRWRDYDLDLRYGDYGNPLIATDECMMEVKALGAIPVWLTEILSRERLYSTSFSKYGIIYKQFIAPKNIPVTKSMLHSLVHANTTYNLGEATQKLRGAQKQKGVTYHVG, from the coding sequence ATGGCTAAAACAAAATTAAACCATATATTTGAAAGACGTGAGAAAAAATATCGTTTAACTAAAGAACAATTCCAACGTGTATATGTTGCTTTACTGGAACATATGCATGCTGATAAATATGGCAAGCATACAATCTGCTCGCTATACTATGATACAGATGATTATTATCTAATTAGAACATCCAATGAAAAACCAGTGTATAAAGAGAAGTTCCGTTTACGTAGTTATGGGACACCAAATGATGATTCAACGGTATTTCTTGAATTGAAGAAGAAATATGATGGCGTTGTTTATAAACGTCGCGAGTCATTGACTATGTACTCGGTCCAGAAATATTTAAACGATGGTCACCTTAAAGTATTGGACAAAGAACCAAATCAAATCATGATGGAAATTGACTGGTTTATGAACCGTTATCAATTGGCACCAAAAGTAATGGTTGCATATGACCGTATTGCTTTATATGGCAAAGAAGAGTCGGCCTTCCGGGTTACTTTTGACTTTGATATTCGCTGGCGAGACTATGACTTAGACCTGCGATATGGTGATTACGGTAACCCGTTGATTGCCACCGACGAATGTATGATGGAAGTGAAGGCACTGGGAGCAATTCCAGTCTGGTTAACCGAAATTCTTTCGAGAGAAAGATTATATTCGACCTCGTTTTCAAAATATGGCATTATTTATAAACAATTTATTGCACCAAAAAATATCCCGGTAACCAAATCGATGCTGCATAGTTTGGTACATGCCAATACAACTTACAACCTGGGAGAAGCAACGCAGAAACTGCGTGGTGCACAAAAACAAAAAGGAGTGACTTATCATGTTGGATAG
- a CDS encoding DUF4956 domain-containing protein codes for MLDSILSTTTAAASIDLTGILICTAVSLVLGLVVAFVHMYRNTYSRSFILTLVMLPILVQSVIMLVNGNLGTGMAVLGAFSLVRFRSVAGGAREISSIFWAMGIGLATGMGYVVYGALFSAVIAVVIIVLVTVRFGGRKNPAEKQLKIVIPEDLDYNGIFDDIFKKYTYEARLERVKTTNMGSLYELVYHVMFKDANDEKDVIDELRRRNGNLTITCGRITANRDEL; via the coding sequence ATGTTGGATAGCATTTTATCAACAACAACAGCAGCGGCATCAATCGATCTTACCGGTATCCTTATATGTACCGCGGTCTCATTAGTATTAGGCTTGGTGGTGGCATTTGTCCACATGTACCGGAATACCTATAGTAGAAGCTTTATTTTAACGCTGGTGATGCTACCAATATTAGTTCAATCAGTAATCATGTTAGTAAACGGCAACCTCGGAACCGGGATGGCAGTTTTAGGCGCATTCAGCTTAGTACGTTTCCGTTCAGTTGCCGGTGGTGCCCGTGAAATTAGCAGTATATTTTGGGCAATGGGAATCGGACTTGCAACCGGAATGGGTTATGTTGTATACGGAGCGTTATTCTCAGCAGTTATTGCTGTCGTGATTATTGTATTAGTGACTGTACGCTTCGGTGGGCGAAAAAACCCCGCGGAAAAACAATTGAAAATTGTCATTCCCGAAGATCTTGACTACAACGGCATCTTCGATGACATCTTTAAAAAATACACATACGAAGCACGGCTGGAACGAGTAAAAACAACTAACATGGGTAGCCTTTACGAGTTGGTATATCATGTTATGTTTAAAGACGCCAATGATGAAAAAGATGTCATTGATGAACTACGCCGCCGTAATGGTAATCTGACGATTACTTGTGGCCGCATAACTGCCAATCGGGATGAATTATAG
- a CDS encoding carbohydrate-binding domain-containing protein: MNKFITKVGAALLVILIAAAGCSVAAEPETATTTNNVSTEGLFGTYEDEDLDATWDDASATHITLSDSASTIDGEGAVVNGSGIKITAAGTYVLTGMLTNGQVLISATANDKVRIILNGVTINNDTSAAIYVEQADKVIMTLASDTKNTISDGSTYTFADAATDEPNATIFSKDDLTINGDGQLTVTANYLNGIISKDDLIITGGTYAITANNNGIRGRDVLSILDGNFTITAKNDAIQSNNDTGEEGKGVINLDGGTYDLTADHDGVDAKNQLNISHGTYTVKSGGGSSQSANSSDTESYKGLKAASAIHITGGTFNIDAKDDAIHTNGDTNIEGGTFTLATGDDGIHSDNTTAISGGEITITKSYEGIEGSDITISGGTISIVSSDDGINAAGGSDGDTETGPFGGDQFAAGDYTLTISDGTVYVNAGGDGLDSNGDIVMTGGTVVVDGPEDNGNGALDYDGNYTISGGILIAAGSSGMAQAPGTDSSQASLGIYFNSTQSAGQTINISSSDGTNILSYTPSKSYSSVIVSAPELKNGSSYSVSTGGTDTGSTVNSLQTGGSYSNGSKLVDITLSSSVTLIDESGSAVQGGMGAPGGGMGGGPGGNRP; this comes from the coding sequence ATGAATAAATTTATAACTAAAGTCGGGGCTGCGCTATTAGTCATACTAATAGCTGCTGCCGGTTGCAGTGTTGCAGCCGAACCAGAAACAGCAACGACAACTAATAATGTAAGTACTGAAGGTTTATTTGGTACCTACGAGGATGAAGATTTAGATGCAACTTGGGATGATGCAAGTGCTACCCATATTACATTAAGTGATTCAGCATCAACAATTGATGGTGAGGGTGCTGTTGTTAATGGCAGTGGAATAAAAATTACTGCTGCCGGGACCTATGTCTTAACCGGTATGTTAACTAATGGTCAGGTGCTCATTAGTGCGACTGCCAATGACAAAGTAAGAATAATTCTAAATGGGGTAACCATTAATAATGATACATCTGCTGCTATTTATGTTGAGCAAGCGGATAAAGTGATTATGACTTTAGCAAGTGATACCAAAAATACCATAAGTGACGGCAGTACATATACATTTGCTGATGCAGCTACTGATGAGCCTAATGCTACCATTTTCAGTAAAGATGATTTAACAATTAATGGTGATGGTCAATTAACGGTGACGGCTAATTATTTAAATGGTATCATTTCAAAAGATGATTTGATTATCACCGGTGGAACGTATGCAATTACGGCAAACAACAATGGTATTCGCGGTCGTGATGTGTTAAGTATTTTAGATGGTAATTTTACAATTACTGCTAAAAACGATGCGATTCAATCAAATAATGACACCGGCGAAGAAGGAAAAGGTGTTATTAATCTGGATGGCGGGACTTATGATTTAACCGCTGACCATGATGGTGTTGATGCTAAAAATCAATTAAATATTTCTCATGGTACATATACGGTTAAAAGCGGTGGCGGCAGCAGCCAAAGTGCTAATAGCAGTGATACCGAGAGCTATAAAGGCTTGAAAGCGGCTAGCGCTATTCATATTACCGGTGGTACCTTCAATATTGATGCTAAAGATGATGCAATCCATACTAATGGAGATACTAACATTGAAGGCGGCACCTTTACTTTAGCTACCGGCGATGATGGTATTCATTCGGATAATACGACAGCAATTAGCGGTGGCGAAATCACAATTACTAAATCATACGAAGGTATAGAGGGGTCAGATATTACAATCAGCGGTGGCACCATTTCAATTGTCAGCAGTGATGATGGTATTAATGCTGCTGGGGGCAGTGATGGTGATACAGAAACCGGACCATTCGGTGGTGATCAATTTGCTGCCGGCGATTATACCCTAACAATTAGTGATGGTACTGTTTATGTAAATGCTGGTGGTGATGGACTCGATTCAAATGGTGATATTGTTATGACTGGTGGTACTGTTGTAGTTGATGGACCGGAAGATAATGGCAATGGCGCTTTGGATTATGATGGTAATTATACAATCAGCGGTGGTATTCTGATTGCTGCCGGAAGTAGCGGTATGGCCCAGGCGCCCGGAACTGATTCAAGCCAGGCGAGCTTGGGTATTTACTTCAACTCAACGCAATCTGCCGGTCAGACAATTAATATTAGCAGTAGTGATGGTACTAACATCTTAAGCTACACGCCAAGTAAATCATATTCATCAGTGATTGTCAGTGCGCCGGAACTTAAAAATGGTTCAAGCTATTCAGTTTCAACTGGTGGTACTGATACTGGCTCAACTGTTAACAGCTTACAAACTGGCGGCTCATATAGTAATGGTTCAAAATTAGTTGATATAACTTTAAGTAGTTCAGTTACATTAATTGATGAATCCGGTTCTGCTGTTCAAGGCGGTATGGGAGCTCCAGGCGGAGGTATGGGTGGTGGACCTGGTGGCAATCGTCCATAA